A stretch of Macadamia integrifolia cultivar HAES 741 chromosome 7, SCU_Mint_v3, whole genome shotgun sequence DNA encodes these proteins:
- the LOC122084806 gene encoding meiosis-specific protein ASY1-like gives MDKLVKEGVLSRAGRDNFTINKLKNLDSEFAAIKEEKEAQEIPLGDDVPKSSKDDYMYMKALYHALPMEYVTVPKLQSKLEGEANQATVKKLIEKMAQEGFVEGTGNRRLGKRVIHSETTNRKLQEIKNAITLVLLSKDKEGYFWDNEKCLIYQFLLMRAKTSFQSIM, from the exons ATGGACAAACTCGTAAAAGAAGGTGTTCTATCAAGGGCCGGAAGGGACAATTTCACCATTAATAAGCTAAAG AATCTCGACTCTGAGTTTGCTGCcattaaagaagaaaaggaggctcAAGAAATTCCACTTGGTGATGATGTTCCCAAGAGTAGCAAAGATGACTACATGTACATGAAG GCTTTGTATCATGCTCTGCCGATGGAATATGTTACAGTACCGAAGCTTCAGAGCAAGCTGGAAGGAGAAGCTAACCAAGCTACAGTGAAAAAGCTGATCGAAAAAATGGCGCAGGAGGGATTTGTTGAAGGCACAGGCAACCGAAGACTAG GGAAGCGTGTCATCCACTCGGAGACGACCAATAGGAAGCTACAGGAGATCAAAAATGCGATAACCTTGGTTTTGTTGTCCAAAGAtaaggaggggtatttttgggataatgaaaaatgtctaatttatCAGTTTTTACTCATGagggcaaaaacgtcatttcaaagcatcatgtaa
- the LOC122084516 gene encoding putative polyol transporter 1: MAALEAGRNAAYGSPENPKPAFKSPEKRRTNKYALCCATLASMSSVLLGYDIGVMSGAALSIKEDLHISDTQIEILIGTLSIYSLIGSAAAGRTSDWIGRRYTIVFAAVIFFVGALMMGLAINYAFLMVGRFVAGIGVGYALMIAPVYTAEVSPASYRGFLTSFPEVFINFGVLLGYVSNYAFDKLPLHLGWRLMLGVGAIPSVLLGICVLTMPESPRWLVMQGRLGDAKRVLDKTSDSKEEALLRLADIKEAARIPEECNDEIVAVPKLSHGEGVWKELLLRPTPSVRRVLIAAVGIHFFQPATGIGAVVLYSPRIFEKAGITSKSKKLAATVAVGFTKTIFVLVATFFVDKFGRRPLLLSSVGGMTISLVSIGFGLTMVDTHPHENMGWAMALCVTMVMVYVAFYAIGVGPVTWVYCSEIFPLRLRAQGSSFAVAVNLVTAGVQAMTFISLYKVITIGGVFFLYAGIGTLAFIFFFVFLPETRGKTLEEMEGVFGKFNWRASLNNNKGTSQGKQATATTNGDVQLGTRG; encoded by the exons atggcagCACTGGAAGCTGGTAGGAATGCCGCTTATGGATCACCGGAGAATCCAAAACCAGCCTTCAAATCGCCAGAAAAACGCCGTACTAACAAATATGCACTCTGTTGtgcaaccttagcttccatgTCTTCGGTTTTATTGGGTTATG ATATTGGAGTGATGAGTGGAGCTGCATTGTCCATCAAAGAGGACCTCCATATAAGCGACACACAAATAGAAATCCTAATTGGGACTCTCAGCATTTACTCTCTTATTGGATCAGCGGCGGCTGGACGAACCTCTGATTGGATCGGACGTCGCTACACCATAGTTTTCGCGGCTGTGATCTTCTTCGTAGGAGCCTTAATGATGGGTCTCGCCATAAACTATGCCTTCCTCATGGTAGGTCGCTTCGTGGCCGGTATAGGCGTTGGCTACGCTCTCATGATCGCTCCTGTCTACACCGCCGAGGTGTCACCCGCTTCGTATCGAGGCTTTTTAACATCCTTTCCCGAAGTCTTCATCAACTTTGGAGTCTTGCTTGGCTACGTTTCCAACTACGCCTTCGATAAGCTTCCACTCCATTTGGGCTGGCGTCTCATGCTCGGTGTGGGAGCGATTCCGTCGGTGTTGTTGGGGATTTGTGTACTCACCATGCCCGAGTCACCGCGTTGGCTTGTTATGCAGGGTCGACTCGGTGATGCTAAACGGGTTCTCGATAAGACCTCCGATTCCAAGGAGGAGGCCCTGCTAAGACTCGCCGATATCAAGGAGGCAGCAAGGATTCCGGAGGAATGCAACGATGAGATCGTGGCTGTTCCAAAACTGAGCCACGGCGAAGGTGTATGGAAAGAGCTCCTCCTCCGCCCCACACCGTCAGTGCGACGTGTCTTGATCGCAGCCGTTGGTATTCATTTCTTCCAACCAGCGACTGGGATTGGTGCCGTAGTGTTGTACAGCCCACGGATCTTCGAGAAGGCGGGGATCACCAGTAAGAGCAAGAAGCTCGCAGCAACCGTGGCCGTTGGATTTACGAAGACTATCTTTGTCTTGGTGGCCACCTTCTTCGTAGACAAGTTTGGACGGCGACCTCTGCTTCTGAGCAGTGTGGGAGGGATGACTATCTCATTGGTTAGTATCGGATTCGGGTTAACGATGGTGGATACTCACCCGCATGAGAATATGGGGTGGGCCATGGCGCTGTGCGTAACGATGGTGATGGTCTACGTGGCGTTTTATGCGATTGGGGTGGGGCCTGTCACGTGGGTGTATTGCTCGGAGATCTTCCCGTTGAGGCTGAGAGCGCAGGGGTCGAGTTTCGCCGTGGCTGTGAATCTGGTGACGGCTGGGGTGCAGGCCATGACCTTTATATCGCTGTACAAAGTTATCACCATCGGTGGAGTCTTCTTCTTGTATGCCGGAATAGGAACTCTGGCATTTATATTCTTCTTTGTATTCCTGCCGGAGACGCGAGGGAAGACCCTGGAAGAGATGGAGGGGGTGTTTGGCAAGTTCAACTGGAGGGCCTCCCTCAATAACAACAAAGGCACTAGCCAGGGCAAACAAGCCACAGCCACCACTAATGGTGACGTTCAGTTAGGCACTAGAGGATAG
- the LOC122083123 gene encoding polyol transporter 5-like, translating to MAEPTTTYEAPENTVPAFKSPEKRRTNKYAIFCATLASMSSILLGYDYGVMTGAALSIKDDLHLNDTQVEILVGTLGFYSLIGSAAAGRTSDWIGRRYTIVFAAVIFFVGALMMGLAVNYAFLMVGRFIAGVGVGYALMIAPVYTAEVSPASCRGFLTSFPEVFINGGILLGYVSSYFFSRLPLNLSWRFMLGIGVIPSVLLGICVLAMPESPRWLVMQGRLGDAKRVLDMTSDSKEEAQLRLADIKEAARIPPECNDEVVAVAKQSHGEGVWRELLLRPTPSVRRILIAGVGIHFFQAATGMSTVVLYSPRIFEKAGITNTNKKLGATVAVGFVKTIFILVATFLLDKFGRRPLLLTSVGGMIISLVCLAVGLRVVDTHPNEKIMWAMALCITMVLVNVAFFSIGLGPVTWVYNSEIFPLKLRAQGASIGVAANLVTGGIISMTFISLYNAITISGAFFLFAGIATVAWAFFFTFLPETQGKTLEEMEGLFSKFNWRDSINNRSNQGKKATVTTNGDVQMGTKG from the exons atggcaGAACCGACTACAACTTATGAGGCACCGGAGAATACAGTACCGGCGTTTAAGTCACCGGAAAAGCGCCGTACTAACAAATATGCAATCTTCTGTGCCACCTTAGCTTCCATGTCTTCAATTTTATTGGGCTATG aTTATGGAGTGATGACTGGAGCAGCACTATCCATCAAAGACGACCTCCACTTAAACGATACCCAAGTAGAAATCCTAGTTGGAACTCTAGGCTTCTACTCTCTCATTGGATCAGCAGCAGCTGGAAGAACATCTGATTGGATCGGACGTCGTTACACCATAGTCTTCGCCGCTGTAATCTTCTTCGTTGGAGCATTAATGATGGGTCTCGCCGTAAACTATGCCTTCCTCATGGTAGGCCGCTTCATCGCCGGAGTCGGAGTTGGTTACGCTCTCATGATTGCTCCTGTCTATACGGCGGAGGTGTCACCCGCTTCCTGTCGAGGCTTCTTAACATCCTTCCCGGAAGTCTTCATCAACGGTGGAATCTTGCTGGGCTATGTCTCCAGCTACTTCTTCTCTAGGCTTCCACTCAATTTGAGCTGGCGTTTCATGCTTGGAATCGGAGTGATTCCGTCGGTGTTGTTGGGGATTTGTGTACTCGCCATGCCCGAGTCACCTCGTTGGCTTGTCATGCAGGGTCGACTCGGGGATGCCAAACGGGTTCTAGACATGACCTCCGATTCCAAAGAAGAGGCCCAGCTGCGACTCGCTGACATCAAGGAGGCAGCACGGATTCCACCAGAATGTAACGATGAGGTCGTGGCTGTAGCAAAACAAAGCCATGGTGAAGGTGTATGGAGGGAGCTCCTCCTCCGTCCCACACCGTCCGTCCGACGTATCTTAATCGCCGGCGTAGGAATTCATTTCTTCCAAGCAGCAACGGGGATGAGTACTGTGGTGTTGTATAGCCCACGGATCTTCGAGAAAGCCGGAATTACAAACACCAATAAGAAGCTTGGAGCAACCGTGGCCGTCGGATTCGTGAAGACGATCTTTATCTTAGTGGCCACCTTCCTCTTAGACAAGTTCGGAAGGCGACCGTTGCTTTTGACTAGCGTGGGAGGAATGATTATCTCGTTGGTATGTCTCGCGGTCGGGTTAAGGGTTGTGGATACCCACCCGAATGAGAAGATAATGTGGGCCATGGCTTTGTGCATAACGATGGTCTTGGTTAATGTGGCTTTCTTCTCAATTGGGCTTGGGCCTGTTACGTGGGTTTACAACTCGGAGATATTCCCATTGAAGCTGAGGGCCCAGGGAGCGAGTATTGGAGTGGCTGCGAACCTGGTGACAGGTGGGATTATTTCAATGACCTTTATATCCCTCTATAATGCCATTACTATCAGTGGGGCCTTCTTCTTGTTCGCCGGAATAGCAACAGTGGCATGGGCTTTCTTCTTTACATTCTTGCCGGAGACACAAGGGAAGACCTTGGAGGAGATGGAGGGGCTGTTTAGTAAGTTTAACTGGAGGGACTCCATCAACAACCGTAGCAACCAGGGTAAAAAAGCCACGGTCACCACTAACGGTGACGTTCAGATGGGTACTAAAGGGTAG